A region from the Silene latifolia isolate original U9 population chromosome 7, ASM4854445v1, whole genome shotgun sequence genome encodes:
- the LOC141593052 gene encoding (3S,6E)-nerolidol synthase 1-like has translation MAIISSFKLIISPKETEIYGMTLGKEPRFMTRHTATIYPSKNNNIIIINKGKTTNILSRVKQSSVNDETLVTIEQNHQLQERVQRIKEIMLNNSLKRCHVEDLVMIDAIQRLGLHYYFQNEIDGALRRHYERCCTEDGDHDLHDTALAFRLLRQHGYNVSEDCFSKFKDKNGNFKQELEKDSKGLMSLYEAFQMRVPGDHILDDAGEFSAHLLRKMKKIEPSKSYIIENTLSNPYHKSLPRFMALDFLQNFEIKIKSLHDFSNENNWIKEMQYLAAIDINMAQINHQREITQVSRWWKGLRLTEELEFARNQPGKWHMWSVACLPGPDMAEQRKELTKAISFIYIIDDIFDLYGTLDELILFTEAVNRWEYDNVTGLPSYMRVCLKNLYELINETSHKTYDMHGWNPKEFLQKVWKDLFNAFLVEAKWFSSRYTPSTYEYLKNGIISCGVGIVCAYLFLLLGEGGNKGGKGLLNSHVETVSFTATIFRLWDDLGSAKDENQNGHDGSYVACYVNEHKGSSTESAREHVHTMISDAWKCLNQSCQTSPFSAHFKEAVLNLARMIPVMYDYNESHQLPNLEKHMMSLLVSEQTTVS, from the exons ATGGCAATAATCTCTTCCTTCAAACTTATTATCTCTCCTAAGGAAACAGAAATTTATGGGATGACCCTTGGGAAAGAACCAAGATTTATGACGCGACATACTGCAACTATCTACCCTAGTAAGaacaataacattattattattaataaaggtaAAACAACAAATATTTTGTCTAGAGTGAAGCAGAGTTCTGTCAATGACGAAACCCTCGTCACAATTGAG CAAAATCATCAGCTTCAGGAGAGGGTTCAGAGAATCAAGGAAATAATGCTAAACAATTCATTAAAACGTTGCCATGTAGAAGATTTAGTCATGATCGATGCCATCCAACGGTTAGGTCTTCACTACTACTTTCAGAATGAGATCGATGGTGCACTAAGAAGGCATTATGAAAGATGTTGCACAGAGGATGGAGACCATGATCTTCATGATACTGCCCTCGCCTTCCGCCTCTTGAGACAACATGGATACAATGTGTCTGAAG ACTGCTTCAGCAAATTCAAGGACAAGAATGGAAACTTCAAGCAAGAACTAGAAAAGGACAGTAAAGGACTAATGAGTTTATATGAAGCATTTCAAATGCGTGTTCCAGGGGATCATATACTTGATGATGCTGGTGAATTTAGTGCGCATCTCCTacggaaaatgaaaaaaattgaacCATCTAAGAGCTACATTATCGAAAACACACTAAGCAATCCATATCATAAAAGCTTGCCAAGATTTATGGCCTTGGACTTCCTTCAGAATTTCGAGATCAAAATAAAGTCACTTCATGACTTCAGTAATGAAAACAATTGGATAAAAGAGATGCAATACCTGGCTGCAATTGACATCAACATGGCTCAGATCAACCACCAGAGAGAAATAACTCAAGTTTCAAG ATGGTGGAAAGGACTGCGACTAACCGAGGAATTGGAGTTTGCGAGAAACCAACCAGGGAAATGGCATATGTGGTCCGTGGCTTGTCTGCCAGGTCCAGACATGGCAGAACAGAGGAAAGAACTCACGAAAGCAATATCATTTATTTATATCATCGACGACATTTTTGATCTGTATGGAACACTCGATGAGCTCATTCTCTTCACTGAAGCTGTTAATAGATGGGAATATGATAATGTCACAGGATTGCCCAGCTACATGAGAGTCTGCCTTAAAAACCTTTATGAGCTAATCAACGAGACCAGCCACAAAACCTATGATATGCATGGATGGAATCCTAAAGAGTTTCTTCAGAAAGTG TGGAAGGATTTATTCAACGCATTCCTAGTGGAAGCAAAGTGGTTTTCCTCCAGATACACGCCTTCAACTTATGAGTATCTGAAGAATGGAAttattagttgtggagttggtatTGTATGTGCATACCTCTTCTTGCTCTTGGGTGAAGGAGGAAACAAAGGAGGCAAAGGTCTACTGAACAGCCATGTAGAAACTGTATCTTTTACAGCTACTATATTTCGTCTTTGGGATGATTTAGGGAGTGCCAAG GATGAGAACCAGAATGGACATGATGGGTCATATGTAGCTTGCTACGTGAACGAACACAAAGGTAGCTCAACTGAAAGTGCACGTGAACATGTTCATACAATGATCTCAGATGCATGGAAGTGTCTCAATCAATCGTGCCAGACTtctccattttcggcacacttCAAAGAAGCCGTTCTTAATTTAGCAAGGATGATCCCAGTGATGTATGACTACAACGAAAGCCATCAACTTCCAAACCTAGAGAAACACATGATGTCATTGCTAGTAAGTGAGCAGACAACAGTCAGCTAA